A stretch of DNA from Strigops habroptila isolate Jane chromosome 1, bStrHab1.2.pri, whole genome shotgun sequence:
ctcttccttgtgagggtgctgaggcgctggcacagggtgcccagagaagctgtggctgccccatccctggcagtgttcaaggccaggttggacacaggggcttggagcaacctgctctagtggaaggtgtccctgcctgtgccaggggttggagctggaggagctttaaggtgccttccaacccaaaccagtctgggattctgggattctctgctctccccatccctctcgTGTTGAGAGCTGGATGCAGTTCCTCCAGGAACCACGTGTGTGCCCCGTGTCCCCCCGCTCCCCTCAGGCCCCTGTTTCTCCGCATTGCCTACACTCGGCCTTGATGGCGTTGGCATTGATGGGCGCGTAGGGGCGGCGGGCGGCACGGCGCGGCTGCAGCACGTCGCGGCACAGGCGGCGCGCCAGGCGCGTCAGCCGCGTGGTCTGCAGCAGGAAGGTCTGGCGGTTCTTGGCCAGCAGCTTGGCCCGGCTGGCGCTGGTGGTGTATGGAGAGAGGCTCTGCGCTTCAGGGCGCGAGAGGTGACCCCGAGAGTGCGGCTCCTGGCAGGAGACAGCGGGGGCTCAGCGCGCTGTCTGCACACCCCAcgctcccctcctccccaccagtCCCAGAGCGGGGCTCACCGAGGCGCTACGGGCGGCCCCCTCCAGCTGTGTGGGGGTCTTCAGTCCCCCATACTTCTTCCAGTAGATCCAGCACGAGGCGCAGAGGCGGCACTGCATGTTGGGGGGGCCCCAGGCGTACCACTGGGCAGACTGGgtggctggggggggacacgggtGGGTATAGGAAACCCCCCAATGGAGGGGCACAGAGACTCTGCACCTCTGCTGCCCTCCAGCACCCCCTTCCTGCTCTGATAGCCACCCTGCTGCCCCCAGATCCTGCCCTACTATCCCCTACATAGCCTtgctcctgcccagctgccCCCCTCATTCTGCCCCCTGAACCCCTATATGCCTCTGCCTCACAGCCCCTATGGCTGCCCCCCCTAATCCTTATACACCCCCATTCTTGCCCCACTGTCACTCGTGCTTCCCTCCCACTCCTACAGCCCCCCTCAGACCCAATATACCCCGTTCTTCCATATACTACCCCCCATCCCACTGACTGTGGCAGCTCTCGCAGGTCAGCCCCTTCTGGAAGCCAGCCCCATTCATGCCAGGTTTGGAGCCCACCGAGATGATctggttggggtttggttttgtgctgcaGAGAACAAAAGGAACAGGGCAGTCAGAGGGATCAGCGGGTCCCCATGCCCCACTCCAAGCCCAGATGGGGGTCCAGGCCCGCCCAGGAGCACCCCCTCCCCAACTCACTAGGTGGGGATGTAGACTTGCTTCAGCTTGCtgtctgcctctgctgccttcagcctCTTCTGCAAGCACAGACGGAGGTAAGATGGCAAAAGCACAGTGCAGCAGGGCTCATGGCagcccccccaaaacacagcagcccATTACCTGTTGGATGTAGCGGTCAGTGGTCTTCCACATGTAGTAGAACTGCACAATGCTGGCCAAGGACTTCCAGGGCagctgtggggagaggaggggagtgatCCCTCACTGGGGGGCGGTCCTTCACCCCCTTTCCCCCACACCCTGCGCCCCCCCTCCCCACTCACAAAGTCCTGTCGGATGTCATTGAAGTCCTTCCCGTATTTCTCCAGCGCCTCCTCAAAAAGCATGGCCTCGGAGGCCGACCACTCCTCCATCTCATCCCGGCACAGCACCGGCCCCCCCTGTGGCACCAGCGTCGACATGGCCTTGGCCAGGTCGTAACCATTGCGCTGCAGCGTATCCATGGCGTGGAACTGGGATGCGGACACAGAATAGGGAGGGCAATGAGGAggagccctgccctgccctggaaTTGGAGCCCCCTTGGCCCCCCAGCCCTCACCAGTGTGATGTCCCGGGAGGCAGCGGCAGCACTCATGTGCAGGCTGGGCTGCcggatggagctgctgcagtccAGGGCGCGGGCGAAGGTCCCGACAGCTCTAGGGGGTGACACACGGGGTTGGGGGGTCAGCGGGGGCCCTCCTGTGACCCGCTCCCCAGTTCCTCCAGCCCAGCTCACCGTGCCACCACCAGGAACTGGTCGATCTGCCGGTCCGTCAGGGGGTTGTCAGGATCCCACACCTTCATCTCCATCTTCTGCTGGTTTCTGTTGTCTGATTCGCCTGGGTGGGGGGCAGAGAGAGTTGGGGGGGACAGGCTGaacccccccactccccccgTGCTGCAGAGCCCCCTTCTATGTGCCACAGAGCCCCTCACATGCACTGCAAAGCCCCCCAACCTTCAGCCAGCCGGTCCGGGATTTCTGCCTGGTACTTGCAGCCAACTCGGATCTCGCCCTGGTCGGCCAGGAGGGTTTTCTGGACAGGGTCAAACACCAGCGAGTAGAAGAAGCAATCCTGGGGTGGAGGGAAAAGGTATGGGGGGGCTCAGCTGGTTGAGGGGGGGGGACCCCAACTCAGCCTCTCTGGAGAGGTGTGGGGCTCACCTCCTTCTCCAGGTACTGGCCCAAGATGTCAGTCTCGTTGAGGAGCGTCACACTGCACTTCCCCCTGTGGGGCACGGAGTTGGGGTGTCACAGCGAGGTGCCCAACCCCAAATTGTCATTCTCCCCCCCCCACGACACGCACCGTATGTGGGTGGCCGGCAGCGACTCAAACTGTCGGGAAAGGAAGAGCTCCCGGTGCTTCAGCTGGTGCCGCTGCTGCTCCGTCATGGTGGGCTGCTTGGACTCCTCCTCGAACTCGCCTGGATGCAGGCGGGGGGCAGTCAGTGGGCTCCCCCCACACACCATCAAGCAGGGAGGCTCATTGTtcccccaggaccccccccccgggtTTTGGCAGCAGCCCAGGCCGAGGAGGGAGCAAGGACAAGGGTTGTGAAGGGCgggcagcacagccctgcttaCAAGCATAGGAATACTGCAGGGGGTGGGGCAGCCCCCTGGGGGCACGCCCAGGCCCCCCCCCGTCAGGGCCAGAACCTCCCCACTCTGCCggctggggggtggggaggcCAGGCTGTGCCTCACTCCTTCCCCACAACCCCCGGCTCTGCCCCCTCAGGTCCCCCATCTCACACGCCCACTCCACCAGGGTGCACTTGTGACCCCCCAAATTCCTCCCGTCCCCCTGGCAGATTGGGACAGCCCAGCTCCCCCCACTTTgggttgggggtgggggggggtcaCAGCACCCTCAGGGAACTGAACACCCCAAGGCATGAGCAGTGGCAAGCTGGGACCTGCACCCCCCTGCCacaccccagccctggggaagggAAATGGGGGGGAACAGCCCCAGGGCCCCCCCTTTTACCCTCCCTGCACTCACGCGCATTGCTGTCGGCCAAGCTGTTGAGGCTGCTAGAGATGTCCCGCCGGCGGAAGAGGCAGACGACCTTGGCCTCCACGTTGCCGTTGGCAGTCTGGGGGGGCGGGGGCACAAAGGTGAGGAGGGGGCAGGGGGACACCCCCACATCCACTGGAGACTGTGATCCCCTCCACCCCGGGAAGTGGCTTCTCACTTTGTTGAGCTCCTCGATGCGGCGGACGAGGTAGGGGTTGCTGGAGGAGTTCTCAAAATACACAtaatctggagaagaaaaagggggtGCTATGAGGGgagacccccccagccccccatTGCTCTAACAAGTAAAAGACCCCAGTTTATCCTCTCAAAAAAAGGGTGGAGGGGCTTCTTACAGACACAACTCCCTCCTCATGGGCATGGGGGGGGCTCCTCTGTACCCTACGGGGCTCACCCCCCGCAGGGggtccctgctcctcacagacACAGCCACTGCCTTCTCTTGCAGACACTGAGACTCCTTTCTCCCTCGCCAACACACTGCCAGCACCTCCCTCCGCCACCCGTTACAAATCAGGGGTCCCCCAAAAACACAGACACCCCCCCACGCACACAGACGGGAAGGGGGACACGCACATCGCCCCCGAAGCCGGGGTTCCCTCCCCTGGGCTCCCCGTCCCCCGTCGTGGGTCCTTGTTGTCACAGACACGGCAGTGCCCCCCCTCTTCCTCGGAGACACGGGGAGGGGTCGAGTGTTGCTGGGCCTCAGGGCACCCGTTCCCCTCACAGTGCCCCCCCTTCTCCTCACAGGCCCCCCTCGTCCCTCACGGACCCCCTAATCCCCCCATAGGACCCCCCTTTCCCCTCGTGGgaccccccctcccctcccgtctcccccccccagcccggcCCTCACGGAACCCCCTAATCCCCTCACGGGACCCCTCCCGACGCGGGAccccctctcccctcccgccccggccccgctctcCACGCCAGGCCCCGCTCACCGCCGACGCGGTACATGTTGGCCGCCATGGCCGCTCGTTCGGCCGCGCTACCCCCGGGCCTGGCCCCGGCAGCGCTTCATCGCCTcccgctcccgccgcctccGCACCGGCACGACCCGCTCGGGCGCCTCCGGAGCGGTTCGGGCGGCTTCGGAACAGGCTCGGTACGACCTCGGGCGCTTCCGGAGCGGTCTCGGAACCTTTCGGAAGAGGCTCGGGAAGGGTTCGGGCACCTCCGGAGAAGCCTCGGGATGCCTCGGCGCGGGCTCGTGCCCCTCCGGAAGAGCTTCGGGACGCCTCGGCCTGGCCTCGGGCTCCTCCGGAAGGGGCTCGGCAAGTTCCGCCAGAGCCGGGGCGCTTCCGGAAAGGGGTCGAGCGGGAGAGGTGGGAGCAAGCTCGGGCCGGCTCGGCAATGTCCGGTGGTTGCGGGTGGCCGTTTCCGCGGCGGCAGGAAGCAGGCGAAGCGGGGCCCTGACCCCAGGCTTTATTATGGCCTCTCACAGTGCAGCGTgaaaacgggggggggggacacgacaCCGagccccgccccccccgcctTGGTCCCCAGAAGggtgaggaagggaaggaggaagaggaggcagccGAGGAAGCAGAGGGGTGGCTCAGCGCGAGTCGGGGTCCACGCCGGGCTCAGGGGTGCAGGGCGAGCGGCTGCAGGGTGGTGTTGGCCCCCCCAGCACCCGCCACTGGAAGACGCTGGTGTCCTTGCCCCCGAGCGAGATGAGGTGCTCGTCGTCGTGGGTGAAGCGCACGTTGGTGACGTGGCTGCCGTGGCCCCCGTACACGTGGCTCGGCGCCTGCGGGTGCCACGAGCGTGAGCGGGCACGCGCTTCATGTGCACAAGCATGTTCACACGcacacagctccagcccagACCCCGTGCACGAGCCCGTACCTGCACGCAGCCGGCCTCTGTGCCCCATGCCAAGGGCTCCTTGCATGCGTGTTGTATGCGTGCATGCCCACCCCTTGCACACGTGTTGCATGCGTGCACACCCTCCCCTTGCAGGCGTGTTGTACGTGTGCATGCCCACCCCTTGCACACATGTTGCATGCAATCACCCTCTCTTCGCACACGCTGCACACATCCCCCCTCCCCTTGCACATGTGCCTCCCTTGCAAGCCACTCACCCTCCTGCATCCTCTCCCCTGCACaccccagcccaccccagccAGAGGTCTGGACCCCCCAGGTCCGCCCAGCCCACCTTGGGGCAGGCGCAGGGGTACTGGAAGAGATGAACTTTGCAGAAGTCATCGGCCACGGCCACCAAGCGCTCATGGTGGGACCGGCACAGGGAGTTGATGTCTGTGCCGTCCGAGCCATCAGGCCATACACCTGCAGGGGACATGGCGGGGGGACATGGAGGGTCAGGGGGACCTCCAGGACCCCCCCAACACCAGCGCCCTGCCCTCCCCATGCTCACCAAAGACATGGAAGCCCAGCACACAGGTATAGGACGCCCATTCGCGGTCCCGGCTCTCAAAGCGGTTGCGGAGCAGTTTGCAGCCCCCAGCGATGTCccctggggtgggatggggggacacagggacagtgAGACCAAGACACTGGGGGAAGAGGGGGTGCACACCAGTCCCCCCATCCCCGGGGGTCTCAGGGAACAACAGGTGCATCCCAACCCCTCCATGCTGGGGGTCCCAGCAGGGTACGGGGATGCCCATCCATTCCCCCCAGCTCACAGTAGAGGATCTCATAGTCCCCCGAGTTGGACATGATGAAGTGACCAtccttggaccagtccaggtGGGTGATGAAGCTGGAGTGGCCCTGGGGGGGTGGAAGGGGTTgttgggggtgctgggggcagtggggacCCCCAGATTTCACACCCCCCCTCGACTCTCACTGTGCAGCGCCCAAAGCGGGTGTACTTGCGTCCGCCCTCGGTGACGCTGTAGATGTAGATGAAATTGTCGTGGGAGCCGATGGCCAAGAAGGAGCCGTCTGTGGGGACAGGGAAGGGGTTGGGGACAAGATGGGGACCCACGGGGGGGGGACCCCCACGCCATGGGAATGGGGGCTCACCTGGGGAGAACCGTACCACCGAGAGCTGCTCGTTCCCATCTGAGCCCCCGGCCAGCAGCTGCTGCGTTGTCATGTCCAGCACCAGCCATCTGTTGGGACAGCGGGGACACAGGGGGACACATGTGGGGGGACACACGGGGGAGGACAGGGGaccacagggatggggagagcaaGGACCAGGGAGGaccaggagggatggggggacatggggactGCAGAGTCGGGCAGGCTGAGGGCACCggtccccccatgtccccatgccCCAAGCACTGTGTCCCCCCATCCCATATCTCTGTCCCCCAGCATGGGACACCACCATGCCCCAGCCACTGTCCCGCTCTCCATCCCCCGttgtccccccatgtcccccccacTGTCCCCCATCACTCACCGCCCTGTCAGCAGCCCCACGGCCACCAACTGCCCCCCGGGGTGGAAGTCAGCACAGAGCCCCGTGTCCTGTGGGGAACAGGGTGTCAGGCCATGTGGGCAGCAGCCCCCCCACCTACCCCTCTGTACCCCCCCCCAacctcctgccccccccccagcctctcTGTATCCCCTCACCCCCATACCAGCCTCTTGCCTCCTGGTCCCTAAAcgcccccctccccaaaccccccataCCAACCTCCAGCACCCCCAACCCGCCTCCTCCcttctgcctgctcccagccccccTGTACCCCCCCATAACCCCACAACAATCCCCTGCCTCCTGgtccccccagacccccccagcCGCCCTGTACCCCCATATGATGCCCCtggcccccccggccccccacCTCCAGAGCCAGGCTCCAGGCCAGCGCGTGCTCCTGCCCGTcccacaggcagagctgccgGTCGTGGCCGCAGGtgaggaagaggcagcagctggggtGGGTGGCCAAGCCCCACACCTTGTCCGTGTGCCCCTGGGGGGGGACAAGAGGGGGGTCACCATCACCCCATCCCCATCGTGGGGAGACACCCCCCCAGTCCCCAACCCCACCTGCACAATGGGTGTGAAGCCGGTGTCCAGTGTTCCCCGCAACAGCGCGTTGCGGGTTGTCCCCACCAGCAGCTCGTCCCCAGGTCCCTCTGCAATGGTCCTCACTGCCCCGAAGCGCTCGGGGAgctgggaggtgggggggggattcagggggggacaccccaaacccccccatcATGGTCACCCCTCCCTGGGAGACCCAGGGCAGGTTGTGGGGGCCTGAGCAGGttttggcagggctggggcaggttTTGAGGGGGGGTTCCCCAcctcagcctcctgcagcagggcgAGCGCGGGGCTCCAGCACACCACGCGCCGGTCCTTGCCGCCACCACTCAGCACTGTCCCGTCCCGCCGGTGGCACAGGGTGAAGATGCTGCCCTCGTGTGCCCGCGTCTGTTGCCCGATCTGGTACgtctctgcagagccagggtTAGCCCCATAGCTGCCCCAGGGTCCCTTGTCCCCCTCCAATCCCGGTCCCTCACCTTTGACGCCCTTCCCTGGTGTGCAGCCATCACCAGTGACACGGGTCCAGGTCAGGATGTTGCCCTCAGAGTCACCCGTCAGCACGTCCCCGTCAGCGTTGAAGATGAAGCACTGGATGAACTTGGGCTTCTTGTATTTCTAAGGGGGGGAAGATCACAGCGCCAGCATGAACCCACCCCCCCCGGCCCCTCCTAGCCCCCAGGGAGACCTCGCTCACCCCAAAAATGCCCTGCTTCTTGGTGAGGGTGGCCCCACTCCAGGTCCAGAAGTAGATGTGAGACTTGCCGCTGGTGATGACGCTGCTGCTGTCCTGAGGGTTGAACTCCACTGCCAGCACCGACTCGTTCGTGCTCTGCAAGGACGGGGGGACGAGCTGTCAGCCTGGATGGCTGGGACCCCCCATCCTGGATGTTGGGGTCCCCCCACATCAGGACATCTGGGCCTCCTCACCTTCACCTCCACCAGCTTGGTGCCACGGGCACAGTCCCACACTGACATCATGTGCTCGTTGGAGTCGTCCACCACGCAAAGGAAGGCACCGTGGTCCTGGGGGGGACGGGTGAGTGGGACACCCGCAGGATGGAGGGACAGAGGGCAGGGGGCCGGGGACTCACAGCGGTGGAGAAGGCGAGGGAGCCCACGCCGCGCTCAAAGCTGCCAAGGCCGATCTGCTGCAGCGTGAGCAGTGTGGCCGAGTCCCAGATGTACACGacgggctgcagcagctgcgGGGACAGTGCAGGGCGGGGGACAGGGGGTCCCAGGGGTCCCATCCCATGGAGGGGATGACACAtatccccatcccagcctggccttgaccCCATCCCGTCCTTGTTGCTGTCCTATTTTCATCCCATCCTACACAGATCCCATCCGCATCTCTCtttccatcccattcccatcccatccccatcctgtccccatcctcatcccatccccgcctccttcccatccccatctccatccccaaccacatcccatccccatctccatccctttcCTATTCCCATCCCCAATTGCAAGcccaccccaccccatccccatcaccGTCCCATCCCTATTCCcagctccatctccatcccatcccatcctcaccccatcccatcccatctgcATCCCCATACCATTGCCAtctccaccccatcccatcccatctgcATCCCCATACCATTGCCAtctccaccccatcccatcccatctgcATCCCCATACCATTGCCAtctccaccccatcccatcccatctgcATCCCCATACCATTGCCAtctccaccccatcccatccccaccccataCCTTGCCGTCCTTATCGACACCAGCCGCCTGCCCTGTGGCGACGCGGAGCCGGTCGGGATGCACGGCCAGGCTGGGCGGACGGGGGGGAAGCAGGGGGTAAGGGGGGGGGATGGAGatgggccccccccccccgcccggggCTCACCAGCGCACGCAGTCACTGTGGCGCAGGTAGTGGCGCTGGCGGCGCAGCGGCACGTGCAGGAGGACGACCACGCAGGCCATGAAGTACACGAGCTCGCCCGAGGCCAGCACGTGCAGGTTGGAGCGGCTGTCCCGGCCCCGGTACCCGTAGCTGGGACCCGTTAAGGGGTGCAACGGGTGTGGAGGGTGAGAGGGGACCCCCAGGTGGAGATGGGGATCCTCAGAGAGGAATGGGGACCCTCAGAGGCTGATGGGGATGAAGCCAGGAATAGGGACCCACAGAgggggatgggaatggggaccCCCAGATGGGGACCCCCACATGGGAACCCCCAGAGATGGATGGGGACCCCCAGAGAAGAACAGACACACCcagatggggacagggatggtgCCGGGGACCCCAGGTtgtggggacacacacacacggatAGGACACCCCACGCAGGGTCAGTCCCTGCTCCCCGGTGCAGGATACACCCAGTCGAGCTGGAGGCGCTCGGGGGGCAGCTCAGTCCGCAGCCCCCCATAGGGGCCCAGCCCCGAGGGCACGTACATGGTGATGGGGCGGCCCCGCAGGAACATCTTCACCGACACCCCCTCTGTAGGACAGGGACACTGGGGGTCACCCCACGGCCCCCGGCCTCACGGGTGGGTGGAGGGATGGACAGATGCCCCCAAGCCTCACCCAGGTTGTAGTTCCCACGGCGCGTCCCTGGGGAGGGAAATGGTGTCACACTCCAAACATGAGGCCCCCGGCACtgcacccccaccccccccccgcaccccaaaaccggctccccagcacccacctggGCTCTGGGTGGGCTCCTTCGGGCGGCTGCCAGGGAGAGGTGGCGTCAACGGGGGAGTGtgggggggtgagggggtgaggaggaggtgCAGCAGAGTGCAGTGGGGTGTGGGGGTGCAGGGAGATGCGGGGGTGCAGAAGGATGGGGTGTTGAAGGGAGCTTGGGGAGGTGCAGAGAGGTTgagggggtgcaggcagggttgGGGTGCAGAGGGGATGTGGGGGGGGCCGTGGGGGTGCACGGTGGGTTTGGAGGTGCAAGGGGGACCCCCACCTCTCGGGGCTCCCCgcctgcagcaggaggttgGCGGATGAAGCCGCTTTCCTGCTCAGGCGCTGCCGGGGGCTGGCGCTGCCGGAAGAGGAGCTGTGCCTGCGCAGGCTGGGGGGCAATAGGGGGACAcagggggcaggaggggacacGGGGGACACAGGGAGGGGGGGACAGGGGGACACTGTCAGTGAAGGCTTCACACCTCCCCACCTCTCATAgaccccccaaatcccaccctAACCCCAACACCGTCCTCCCCATGGAcccagccccgctccccacagcccctctccccacagccccctgcTTTCCCAGCAGATCCAGGCCCCCCATCCCTCACCCCACAGCTCCACACCAGTGGACCCCAGCACCAGacaccccccccctccccaaacccccccagcTCCCCGAGGCATCAGGGCCCCCCATCCTCACAGCTCTTTGTGAGCACCCCgtggggccaggctgggtgcCGCTGTGGGTGAATCAGGAGCAGGGGGCTCTGGAGATGCTGGGGCAGGTGCTGGGGGGCATGGGGGTGACCCCGGGGGGGGCGGCTCCTGGGGGACCCCCTGATCTCCACTGGCTCCGGGTTGTCCCTCCAGTGTTGGCATCATCTCCTCTGTCTGCGTCCCCACACTGATGGTTTGGGGGAGTCCAGGGG
This window harbors:
- the EML3 gene encoding echinoderm microtubule-associated protein-like 3 isoform X1, which gives rise to MEPARGPCGSPVSGPAGAAAPLGPSAPLEPRLRRLEEELALVRAALADALRRLGLYEQHLPRLLRLLPRATNGAVPEPCLQLDPDGLPLTPPGLPQTISVGTQTEEMMPTLEGQPGASGDQGVPQEPPPPGSPPCPPAPAPASPEPPAPDSPTAAPSLAPRGAHKELLRRHSSSSGSASPRQRLSRKAASSANLLLQAGSPESRPKEPTQSPGTRRGNYNLEGVSVKMFLRGRPITMYVPSGLGPYGGLRTELPPERLQLDWVYGYRGRDSRSNLHVLASGELVYFMACVVVLLHVPLRRQRHYLRHSDCVRCLAVHPDRLRVATGQAAGVDKDGKLLQPVVYIWDSATLLTLQQIGLGSFERGVGSLAFSTADHGAFLCVVDDSNEHMMSVWDCARGTKLVEVKSTNESVLAVEFNPQDSSSVITSGKSHIYFWTWSGATLTKKQGIFGKYKKPKFIQCFIFNADGDVLTGDSEGNILTWTRVTGDGCTPGKGVKETYQIGQQTRAHEGSIFTLCHRRDGTVLSGGGKDRRVVCWSPALALLQEAELPERFGAVRTIAEGPGDELLVGTTRNALLRGTLDTGFTPIVQGHTDKVWGLATHPSCCLFLTCGHDRQLCLWDGQEHALAWSLALEDTGLCADFHPGGQLVAVGLLTGRWLVLDMTTQQLLAGGSDGNEQLSVVRFSPDGSFLAIGSHDNFIYIYSVTEGGRKYTRFGRCTGHSSFITHLDWSKDGHFIMSNSGDYEILYWDIAGGCKLLRNRFESRDREWASYTCVLGFHVFGVWPDGSDGTDINSLCRSHHERLVAVADDFCKVHLFQYPCACPKAPSHVYGGHGSHVTNVRFTHDDEHLISLGGKDTSVFQWRVLGGPTPPCSRSPCTPEPGVDPDSR
- the MTA2 gene encoding metastasis-associated protein MTA2, which encodes MAANMYRVGDYVYFENSSSNPYLVRRIEELNKTANGNVEAKVVCLFRRRDISSSLNSLADSNAREFEEESKQPTMTEQQRHQLKHRELFLSRQFESLPATHIRGKCSVTLLNETDILGQYLEKEDCFFYSLVFDPVQKTLLADQGEIRVGCKYQAEIPDRLAEGESDNRNQQKMEMKVWDPDNPLTDRQIDQFLVVARAVGTFARALDCSSSIRQPSLHMSAAAASRDITLFHAMDTLQRNGYDLAKAMSTLVPQGGPVLCRDEMEEWSASEAMLFEEALEKYGKDFNDIRQDFLPWKSLASIVQFYYMWKTTDRYIQQKRLKAAEADSKLKQVYIPTYTKPNPNQIISVGSKPGMNGAGFQKGLTCESCHTTQSAQWYAWGPPNMQCRLCASCWIYWKKYGGLKTPTQLEGAARSASEPHSRGHLSRPEAQSLSPYTTSASRAKLLAKNRQTFLLQTTRLTRLARRLCRDVLQPRRAARRPYAPINANAIKAECSIRLPKAAKTPLKIHPLARLPLAAIVKELAAQAPLKPKTPRGTKTPINRNQLSQSRGLAGLVGKRGYEGGGEGHRPPRVRVGASGLPFSANGRPLAAGLRTGPPPASKRQKLNPADAPNPVVFVATKDTRALRKALTHLELRRAARRPNLPLKVKPGLPLRPGGALAPSAPPHPASTSEPIVLED
- the EML3 gene encoding echinoderm microtubule-associated protein-like 3 isoform X3, with the protein product MFLRGRPITMYVPSGLGPYGGLRTELPPERLQLDWVYGYRGRDSRSNLHVLASGELVYFMACVVVLLHVPLRRQRHYLRHSDCVRCLAVHPDRLRVATGQAAGVDKDGKLLQPVVYIWDSATLLTLQQIGLGSFERGVGSLAFSTADHGAFLCVVDDSNEHMMSVWDCARGTKLVEVKSTNESVLAVEFNPQDSSSVITSGKSHIYFWTWSGATLTKKQGIFGKYKKPKFIQCFIFNADGDVLTGDSEGNILTWTRVTGDGCTPGKGVKETYQIGQQTRAHEGSIFTLCHRRDGTVLSGGGKDRRVVCWSPALALLQEAELPERFGAVRTIAEGPGDELLVGTTRNALLRGTLDTGFTPIVQGHTDKVWGLATHPSCCLFLTCGHDRQLCLWDGQEHALAWSLALEDTGLCADFHPGGQLVAVGLLTGRWLVLDMTTQQLLAGGSDGNEQLSVVRFSPDGSFLAIGSHDNFIYIYSVTEGGRKYTRFGRCTGHSSFITHLDWSKDGHFIMSNSGDYEILYWDIAGGCKLLRNRFESRDREWASYTCVLGFHVFGVWPDGSDGTDINSLCRSHHERLVAVADDFCKVHLFQYPCACPKAPSHVYGGHGSHVTNVRFTHDDEHLISLGGKDTSVFQWRVLGGPTPPCSRSPCTPEPGVDPDSR
- the EML3 gene encoding echinoderm microtubule-associated protein-like 3 isoform X2 is translated as MEPARGPCGSPVSGPAGAAAPLGPSAPLEPRLRRLEEELALVRAALADALRRLGLYEQHLPRLLRLLPRATNGAVPEPCLQLDPDGLPLTPPGLPQTISVGTQTEEMMPTLEGQPGASGDQGVPQEPPPPGSPPCPPAPAPASPEPPAPDSPTAAPSLAPRGAHKELRPKEPTQSPGTRRGNYNLEGVSVKMFLRGRPITMYVPSGLGPYGGLRTELPPERLQLDWVYGYRGRDSRSNLHVLASGELVYFMACVVVLLHVPLRRQRHYLRHSDCVRCLAVHPDRLRVATGQAAGVDKDGKLLQPVVYIWDSATLLTLQQIGLGSFERGVGSLAFSTADHGAFLCVVDDSNEHMMSVWDCARGTKLVEVKSTNESVLAVEFNPQDSSSVITSGKSHIYFWTWSGATLTKKQGIFGKYKKPKFIQCFIFNADGDVLTGDSEGNILTWTRVTGDGCTPGKGVKETYQIGQQTRAHEGSIFTLCHRRDGTVLSGGGKDRRVVCWSPALALLQEAELPERFGAVRTIAEGPGDELLVGTTRNALLRGTLDTGFTPIVQGHTDKVWGLATHPSCCLFLTCGHDRQLCLWDGQEHALAWSLALEDTGLCADFHPGGQLVAVGLLTGRWLVLDMTTQQLLAGGSDGNEQLSVVRFSPDGSFLAIGSHDNFIYIYSVTEGGRKYTRFGRCTGHSSFITHLDWSKDGHFIMSNSGDYEILYWDIAGGCKLLRNRFESRDREWASYTCVLGFHVFGVWPDGSDGTDINSLCRSHHERLVAVADDFCKVHLFQYPCACPKAPSHVYGGHGSHVTNVRFTHDDEHLISLGGKDTSVFQWRVLGGPTPPCSRSPCTPEPGVDPDSR